A window of the Astyanax mexicanus isolate ESR-SI-001 chromosome 22, AstMex3_surface, whole genome shotgun sequence genome harbors these coding sequences:
- the LOC111188792 gene encoding uncharacterized protein LOC111188792: protein MLLKVRYHGTKKYIRLPSDFTYLDFISEVKNKFGIPSASELYIFDESNTAVEEDILLELMEANPDLCLTVCDGESDEDQSASSSLTDTLSPSSDNDLFSQRSRNRPVHNFRDGSPPTTVFSEAKAAKEVVENALVIKPGGQDVLEEYKADKSLNHRTRRQLVNILASHMTEMHGRIPSRKQKEKYALGIITLFPSLKDPFSPKGYEHFYDGEKGTGYLAWRLKTMSRNKSPRPVKASPVPQAQGPHRRRSVASGPEQLDGDACLEAVSFLVHCHDEQSVFQKMKMTFEHRQNLVHDSQRTTDVLKTFPRFLDVKGLLNQDFALLFGEETSSKLLEKWDTTFKPKVIEEAKHLTKSTELHRLLKAAEKYEEDDDTNWDSDMASVLLLLHLLPPTAGRKRIKISASDAVDKMVHFHKSCCSIDEHLRGREGKQPYILAVGRAQKRVDTFYIIVDKQLIPCQATRSLGAFDELFKSHYVFNLSYDGSLVHFYTFVQTTVYSIDITTTNESPRVREFRAKLFN, encoded by the exons TCAAAAACAAGTTTGGGATTCCCAGTGCATCCGAACTGTACATTTTTGATGAAAGTAACACAGCCGTGGAGGAAGACATCCTTCTTGAACTGATGGAGGCCAATCCTGACTTATGTCTGACAGTATGCGACGGCGAGTCTGATGAAG ATCAATCAGCATCATCTTCCCTCACGGATACCTTGTCACCTTCAAGTGACAATGATCTCTTCAGTCAACGCTCCAGAAACAGACCTGTTCATAACTTCAGAGATGGGAGCCCACCAACCACAGTGTTTTCTGAGGCTAAGGCTGCAAAAGAG GTGGTAGAAAATGCCTTGGTTATAAAACCTGGAGGTCAGGATGTCCTTGAAGAGTACAAGGCAGATAAATCCCTGAATCATCGAACCCGGAGACAGCTTGTCAACATATTGGCTAGCCACATGACTGAGATGCATGG GAGGATTCCATCCCGTAAACAGAAGGAGAAGTATGCCCTGGGGATCATTACGCTCTTTCCTTCACTGAAAGATCCTTTTTCTCCAAAGGGCTAT GAGCATTTCTATGATGGCGAAAAGGGCACAGGATATTTAGCATGGCGCCTGAAGACGATGTCCCGGAATAAATCTCCACGACCAGTTAAGGCAAGCCCAGTGCCGCAAGCACAAGGACCACATCGCAGAAGATCAGTAGCATCAGGGCCTGAACAGCTTGATGGAGATGCCTGCCTGGAAGCTGTATCGTTTCTTGTTCATTGTCATGATGAACAAAGTGTGTTTCAGAAGATGAAGATGACCTTTGAACATCGCCAGAACCTAGTGCATGACTCGCAGAGAACCACAGATGTCCTAAAAACATTCCCACGTTTTTTAGATGTCAAAGGACTA CTGAATCAAGACTTTGCGCTGCTGTTTGGTGAGGAAACATCCTCCAAGTTGCTTGAGAAGTGGGACACGACCTTCAAGCCAAAGGTTATCGAAGAAGCCAAACACCTGACTAAGTCAACCGAGCTGCACCGACTTCTAAAAGCTGCTGAGAAATATGAAGAGGATGATGACACCA ACTGGGACAGTGACATGGCTTCTGTGCTGCTTCTTCTCCATCTCTTGCCACCGACAGCAGGACGAAAGAGAATCAAAATTAGTGCCAGTGATGCAGTGGACAAAATGGTGCACTTTCACAAG TCATGCTGCAGCATTGATGAACATCTGCGAGGAAGAGAGGGCAAACAACCTTACATCCTTGCTGTTGGCCGGGCTCAGAAGAGGGTCGACACATTCTACATCATTGTGGACAAGCAGCTGATCCCCTGCCAAGCCACCAGATCCTTGGGTGCCTTTGATGAGCTCTTCAAGTCTCACTATGTGTTCAATCTTTCTTATGATGGTTCCCTGGTCCATTTCTACACATTTGTGCAGACAACAGTCTACAGCATTGACATCACAACAACAAACGAGTCTCCAAGAGTTCGTGAGTTTCGGGCAAAGCTTTTCAACTag